A window of the Branchiostoma lanceolatum isolate klBraLanc5 chromosome 13, klBraLanc5.hap2, whole genome shotgun sequence genome harbors these coding sequences:
- the LOC136447440 gene encoding ras-related protein Rab-9A-like has product MGSFYVAKERFPEMGGKKIKAVVLGNAGVGKTCLIRRFADDFYTDGAKSTVGTDMLVKTVDVDGEEVTVELWDTGGQERFWSLRTPFYRDTDVCILSFAVDDKISFTKLDAWKDEFEFYADVIDASSFPYAVIATKADVTDRAVSEQAAQAWCKANWDMPYFETSAKDGRNVEKTLTRIAKMACRKKWKSRQRTASSTTTNHDYRKEMLPRGVQLSIMSPLDSHWNLSVDHVSSHIDRVDLDRKPTIQNNKCC; this is encoded by the exons ATGGGCAGTTTCTACGTAGCCAAAGAGCGGTTTCCAGAAATGGGCGGGAAGAAAATAAAGGCCGTTGTGTTGGGAAACGCCGGGGTGGGAAAGACTTGCCTCATCCGTCGGTTTGCAGACGATTTTTACACCGACGGCGCGAAAAGCACTGTGGGAACGGACATGTTGGTGAAGACAGTTGACGTTGACGGTGAGGAGGTGACTGTGGAACTCTGGGATACCGGCGGACAGGAGAGGTTCTGGAGCCTGCGGACGCCATTTTACCGCGACACGGATGTCTGTATACTCAGTTTTGCTGTGGACGATAAAATCAGCTTTACG AAACTTGATGCTTGGAAGGACGAATTCGAGTTCTACGCAGACGTCATAGACGCCTCGTCGTTTCCGTACGCTGTCATAGCAACCAAAGCTGACGTCACGGACCGTGCCGTCTCAGAGCAAGCTGCGCAGGCGTGGTGCAAGGCAAACTGGGACATGCCTTACTTCGAGACCAGCGCTAAGGACGGTCGCAACGTGGAAAAGACACTGACGAGAATAGCAAAGATGGCATGTAGGAAGAAATGGAAGAGTAGACAGCGAACTGCATCTAGTACAACTACTAATCATGATTATAGAAAAGAAATGCTGCCGAGGGGAgtacagctgtcaatcatgtcgCCCCTTGATTCTCATTGGAACTTGAGCGTTGATCATGTTAGCTCACATATTGATAGAGTTGATCTGGACCGTAAACCGACTATCCAAAACAACAAGTGCTGCTGA
- the LOC136446677 gene encoding G-protein coupled receptor 54-like: MSGLFENRSLLGMDDVLPSEIVPETTWPILEVSNTSEMDNLTGNNSLPQAEVGQPDLGPEAYVVPTVFAIICIIGIAGNALVIYVVWKYQQMKSVTNYYIVNLAIADIAFLVCCVPFSATVFATTSWTFGLFMCKFVNYFMLVTLQATCLTLAALSFDRYLAIVHPVSSLVYRTKNKAKAISACIWLGSFLSSLPVAIYQTEVKGYWYGPQTYCRRMFPSLEAAQAFMIYSVLMSYFIPLMISATSYILILLRVRRPAVQPAGNSAVIQAHQAKQKRKVSLMVATVVLLFTLSWLPNHIINLWRCLDPKAPMTPTIHYIKVVALCLSYANSSVNPIVYSFMGEDFRKNFKKAFPRCFKINAVGPMVKDQLELPGPSGKKAMLINVTEVAGQSSLKTSSSGKDVQTTSA; encoded by the exons ATGTCTGGCCTCTTTGAAAACCGGTCTCTCCTCGGGATGGATGACGTCCTACCGTCTGAGATAGTGCCCGAGACGACATGGCCCATCTTGGAGGTCTCCAACACCTCTGAGATGGATAATTTGACCGGAAACAACTCGCTGCCTCAAGCGGAGGTCGGCCAGCCAGACCTCGGGCCCGAAGCGTACGTCGTCCCGACCGTCTTCGCAATCATCTGCATCATCGGCATCGCCGGCAACGCACTTGTCATCTATGTCGTGTGGAA ATATCAGCAGATGAAATCAGTGACCAACTACTACATCGTGAACCTGGCCATCGCCGATATCGCCTTCTTGGTCTGCTGCGTGCCCTTCTCGGCCACAGTCTTCGCCACGACGAGTTGGACCTTCGGACTTTTCATGTGCAAGTTCGTCAACTACTTCATGCTG GTGACCCTCCAAGCAACCTGCCTGACCCTAGCTGCCCTGAGTTTTGACCGCTACTTGGCCATCGTCCACCCGGTCAGCTCTCTTGTCTACCGCACCAAGAACAAGGCTAAGGCTATCAGTGCTTGCATCTGGCTGG GGTCGTTTCTGTCATCGCTCCCTGTGGCCATATACCAGACGGAGGTGAAGGGATACTGGTACGGACCTCAGACATACTGCCGACGGATGTTCCCTAGCCTGGAAGCCGCCCAAGCCTTCATG ATCTACTCCGTTCTGATGAGCTACTTCATCCCGTTGATGATCAGCGCCACATCGTACATCCTGATCCTCCTGCGCGTGCGCCGACCAGCCGTCCAGCCGGCGGGAAACAGCGCCGTGATCCAGGCGCACCAGGCCAAGCAGAAGCGCAAGGTCTCCCTGATGGTGGCCACAGTCGTGCTGCTCTTCACGCTGTCCTGGCTGCCCAACCACATCATCAACCTCTGGCGCTGCCTGGACCCAAAGGCACCGATGACACCGACCATCCACTACATcaag GTCGTTGCCCTCTGCCTCAGCTACGCCAACTCATCGGTCAATCCCATCGTCTACAGCTTCATGGGTGAAGACTTCCGCAAGAACTTCAAGAAGGCGTTCCCCAGATGCTTCAAGATCAACGCCGTGGGCCCCATGGTCAAGGACCAGCTTGAGCTCCCGGGACCAAGCGGCAAGAAGGCGATGCTGATCAACGTAACCGAAGTGGCAGGCCAGTCTTCTTTGAAAACGAGTTCGTCTGGCAAAGACGTGCAGACCACATCTGCATGA